The nucleotide window AAAAGTACGTTATTGAAACTCATTGCAGGACAGATCCAGCCAACAGCCGGAAAGGTAAAACGGTACGCGGAGTTTGGCTATTTGGAACAGGTGGAACCTCCCCAGTCTAATGGAAATCTGGAAGTTGATGGGGCTTTACTGAGTAAATTAGCTATACCTCAACATGACCAACTAGGGAGCGGCGGAGAACAAACCCGTTTGAAACTGGCTCAAATGTTCACTCATTACCATGAAGTATTGTTACTGGATGAACCAACAACACATCTGGATCAAGAGGGCATTACATTTTTGCTGGATGAATTGCGTTATTACTATGGGGCGCTTGTGCTGATCAGTCATGATCGTGCGGTTCTGGATGAACTGGTGACCACGATCTGGGAAATCCATCAAGGTGAGGTTCGCGTATATTCCGGCAACTATAGCGAATATCAGGCACAGAAGAGGCTGGAGCGTGAACAGCAAAATCAGGCCCATGAACAGTTCTTGAAGGAGAAAAGACGATTGGAGCTGGCCGCCCGGGAAAAGATGAAGAAAGCCGAGAAAATAACGCAGGCCGGAAGCATGTCCAAGAAAGAATCCAAGGCAAAAACAAACCGTATGGTTGAAACGAAATCCAAAGGTACCAGTCAAAAAGCGGTACACCGCGCAGCTAAAGCGATTGAACAGCGGATGCAACAACTTCACGAGGTAAAAGCGGTGCAAGAGGATCGGCCTATGATCTTCCGTCAGCCAAAGACACTGGAGCTGCATAATCGATTTCCGATTATGGCAGATCGCCTTACACTTGAGGTAGAAGGCCACGTATTATTGGAGGATGTAAGTTTTCAGGTTCCTTTAAAACAAAAAATAGTGATAACCGGAGCCAATGGCAGTGGGAAAAGCACATTGCTTAACCATGTTTTTCATGCTGGAGATCACATTACAATGTCTCCAAAAGCAAAGCTCGGTTATTTTCAGCAAATGAGCTATCGTTTCACGACAAAAGAGACCGTTTTACAATTCCTGAAGAATCGTTCGCAATATGAGGAATCAGAGCTCAGAAGTGCGTTGCATGCGATGCAATTCACAGGTAATGATTTGCTAAAAGATGTTGGGACATTAAGTGGAGGGGAAGCGATTCGTCTTCAATTATGTCACTTGTTTCTTGGACAATATAACATTCTATTGTTGGATGAGCCGACGAACTTTCTTGATATGCATGCATTGGAAGCGTTGGAGCGTTTTATCAAGGCCTATGAAGGAACGATTCTGTATGTATCTCATGATCTGAGGTTTATTGAAAATACAGCGGATCAACAATTTCAGATTACAGAGCGTCAATTAATTCAGGTGAATATATAAGTTGAACTAAAGAATATTAACACTGGACACTCTTATAACAGAACAATCTTCGAGGAAGAGAAGTAACGAAAACCGCCAAAGTGATTTTGGCGGTTTCGTCGTTTTCAAAGATAGGCAGATTAGTTAGCTTATGTAGCTTCTATTAAGAATCCGCCTTTATAACCGTGGAATGCATGTTACCTGTGAGACGTTGAGGTGGGAAAACCATGCGCACGGGCGCAATGATGATGGCAGCAAATACAGCCTTGATCAGATCCCCAATTATGTAAGGATAAAACCCTTGAATCATGGCCTCAGGTAGATCCATTTTATATGCATAGGCAAGCCAAGGGACCCCAGATACATACACGAGCAGTGAACCAAACAGTTCAAATATGATAAAAGCGAGAATGAATCCTGTGACACCTTTGATGTTGATTCGTGCAAGTAGCAATCCAATCAATAATGCGGAGATCGGCCACATCATCACATATCCCCCGGTAGGTCCAAGAAGCACCGCAAGTCCTCCGGTCCCGTGCAGTAAGGGGAAACCAAGAGAGGTGAGCAGAACAACCATGGTAACGCTTAGAAAGCCATAAAGTGGACCAAGTAACCCTCCAGCCAGCATGACAGCCAAAGTCTGTAATGTTATCGGTACAGGGGAGAAGCCAATGGGAATGCTTATGTAACCAAAAAGCACTAAAATTGCGGCCATAAGTGCGCTAAATACAATGCCTCGCAAAGATAATTTCATGTTTGAACAATCCTCTCCATTTTGTTAATATAATTGTTAACCAATTTAAAATACGTGGTTAACGATTAGGATCGTACCACATAACAATAGAAAGGGAAAGGACTAATTTACAATGCAAGGCAACCTGCCAATAATGATATTAGAAGATGTTAGAGTGCATTATGCTTCCGAAGGTGGTCAGGTGAGGAAAGCGCTGGATGGGGCCTCACTTACACTGCATCAAGGGGAATGGATTAGTATTGTAGGGGCGAATGGCAGTGGGAAAAGTACGCTCGCTGGACTACTGATTGGATTCACTCCGCTCTCGGGAGGGGTGCGGAATATCTCGGATGAACTAACCGTTCGGGGTGTATTGCAGCAACCGGATGCACAGGTACTGGGCGATACGATTGAAGAGGAGTTTCATTTTGCGTTGTCACCATTAATGAATACTGTAGAAGAACAATCGGAGCGCAGACAGGACGCATTACATACTGTAGGACTTCATTATCCGCCGGATACGGCCATCTCACAATTATCGGGTGGACAGAAACAGTTGCTTAACATCGCTGTAGCGCTCGCGGCCAAACCGGATGTATTGATTCTGGATGAACCGACAGCCATGCTTGATCCAGGGGCAAGAGACCGCATCGAGACCATCGTTCAGAAGATTACCGAGCGGGGGACAACGGTAATCTGGATAACACATCATCTGGAGGAAGCAACGCTGTGTGATCGAATTATTGCTATTGAACGGGGGCGTTGTGTGTACGACGGGGAGCCGGAGTCCTTTTTCTATAACACAGAGACGAAAGAGAAAATTACTGGAGAAAATGAGCAGCTATCCGCTTGTGATCGGTTAGGGTTAGACGCTCCGTTCACTGTAAAGACTGCGTTATTGCTCAAGCAAAAAGGCATGCTGCCAGAAGCCATGCCATTACGACCCGAGCAACTGGCTAAGGAGGTCGCACGTTGGAGATTGAATTAACCAATATACGTATAGAAGCATCGGATTCGAGCAAACGTGCACTGCTCGAAGATGTAACTGTTCACTTGAACAGTGGGGAAATCACCTTGCTGTTGGGCTGTACGGGTTCGGGAAAAACGACATTACTACAGACACTGGCGGGCCTACAACCACCTAATGCAGGGAGCATTACCTTGGATGGTACGCCTTTCTGGCGCGAAGGGAAAGTGCCGCAGTCGATTTTATTGCAGATGGGGCTGGTATTTCAATTCCCGGAACAACAACTGTTTGCCCGGAGCATTCAGCGTGAATTCACATATTCTCTGCGTCCTTATCGACTTTCCGAGAACGAACAACAAGAGCAGATCACAAAAGCACTCAACCAATGGGACCCGCCAGTATCTCCGGAGCTGGAGCGGCGATTTCATCTGGACAGGTCGCCATTTGCTCTAAGTGGTGGAGAGAAGCGCAGGCTTGGACTTGCTCTCGGAAGTGTGACCAATCCACCATGGCTTCTGCTGGATGAGCCGAGTGCTGGGTTGGAAGCGCAAAGTGTCGGACTGTTGCTAGATGCAATGGAGCAACATCGTCTGGTAGGCGGTGGGGTCGTGGTTGCAACTCATGATCTGGATACCTTCTTGCCTTGTGCGGATCGAGTATTATTGTTGCAGGAAGGCCGTTTAATCGCTGATCTTACGCCTAGAGAACTTCACAAAAGACCTGAACTGCTGGAGCAAACAGGGATCGGACTGCCACCTTCGATGAGATTGGCACAGCAGTTCAGAGCTGCGGGTCTTGATCTGCCTTTTACCGCGATGACGCCAGAAGAGATGGCTGAAAGCATTGTTCAGTCCACGTCAGTTGAGGTGGGGATTCAGAACGGATCGAAAGAAGCATCAGCGACGGTAACGATGGAAGTCAAGAGCGATGTACTGAAGTATGAAAAAGAAGCACGGATGCTGTCGTCCATTGAAATTGAGGATGATTCAAAGCTTCTTCCGAACACATTGACTCATTCAGGCGGATTATATGGCGTTATGGACCCGCGTCTGAAATGGATTTTGTATATTTTGCTGGTCACCGCAGCTATGCTTCAACAGCGATGGCTGGGATTGACGTTAACACTGGTGCCGGTAGTAGGAGCACTTGCCGTGCTCCCGCGTCAGACTTTGGCTGGATGTATGAAGTTAATGAAGCCATTATTATTCTTTTTCATCATCTCAACGGCGTTATCTGGGACAACACTTTCAACAGAGGGAGGAGGTCTGCACTTTGGCTTTTCCCTGGGTCAGGCGGAGGGCACTTTGCTGAATGTGTATCGTTTATTTATCGTCACATTGGCAAGCCTTTGGTTTTCGTTGACGACACCTTATGGGCGAATGGTAGAAGGGCTTAACTGGGTACTCGGTATCGGTAAAAAGATCAGGTTGCCCGTAGCTTCGTTTGCTCTTGCTGTATCGTTAATCTTTCGGTTTATCCCGATGATCTGGAGTGAGTGGCAGCGATTCTCACTGATCGTTCGGGCACGTGGAAAGGCGGCTTTAAGACCAAATACCGTTCGAATTCGTGACCTGGGTCCGATGGTGATTCCCTTGTTAATGGCACTGTTCCAACGTGCAGAGGATATGACCATTGCGATGGAAATGCGTAAAGTTAGAGAGCACACTACGCTCGGAGGACGTTCATCATTATTGGTATGGTCCAAACGTGATACCTGGATTAGCATGGCTGGCCTCATTGTTTTTGTACTTTTAATATGGGTTCGCTAATTGTGATGGCGATGATTAACGTGATTAATCCGGTGATGAATAAGACGATGGATTAGAACCATAAACGCAGTGTTTTCCAAAGATCATGCATAAATGCGTTTGTCCTCGCTCACAATAAGTGGACGTTGGTCATCTGAAGTGGATCAGGAGGGATAAACGATGAAAGATAAGTTTTTGCGTGAAGAACGGCAAGAATATACCGATGTATCTACGGTGGAGTCGCAACGAAACGATATCACACTCGAAGAATTCCCGGAGGGTCCTTACGGTTCATCTTTGTTATTTGAATCTCTTGGGAAAAGTTCTCCGTGGCGGGTGGATCAGCGGTCTGCACATCGTTTTGATTATGAAAATCATGAGCTTCACGAAGGAGATATACGGGATTATCCGGGTCAGGATGTTTTCGACCAAACAGTTCCGGATAACGTGTCCAAGCCTCAATACCCGGAAGAATCGTAATGACATATGGATATAAAATAGAGCGTAGCCTCCAACAGGTTTGTCCTGTTCGGGGGCTATTTTCGTTAGTGTGATAGTAAAACAAATCTC belongs to Paenibacillus sp. FSL H8-0079 and includes:
- the abc-f gene encoding ABC-F type ribosomal protection protein gives rise to the protein MEKICFELEQVEMTYLDRAVLNIERLAVHQLDRIGVVGGNGQGKSTLLKLIAGQIQPTAGKVKRYAEFGYLEQVEPPQSNGNLEVDGALLSKLAIPQHDQLGSGGEQTRLKLAQMFTHYHEVLLLDEPTTHLDQEGITFLLDELRYYYGALVLISHDRAVLDELVTTIWEIHQGEVRVYSGNYSEYQAQKRLEREQQNQAHEQFLKEKRRLELAAREKMKKAEKITQAGSMSKKESKAKTNRMVETKSKGTSQKAVHRAAKAIEQRMQQLHEVKAVQEDRPMIFRQPKTLELHNRFPIMADRLTLEVEGHVLLEDVSFQVPLKQKIVITGANGSGKSTLLNHVFHAGDHITMSPKAKLGYFQQMSYRFTTKETVLQFLKNRSQYEESELRSALHAMQFTGNDLLKDVGTLSGGEAIRLQLCHLFLGQYNILLLDEPTNFLDMHALEALERFIKAYEGTILYVSHDLRFIENTADQQFQITERQLIQVNI
- a CDS encoding biotin transporter BioY, with product MKLSLRGIVFSALMAAILVLFGYISIPIGFSPVPITLQTLAVMLAGGLLGPLYGFLSVTMVVLLTSLGFPLLHGTGGLAVLLGPTGGYVMMWPISALLIGLLLARINIKGVTGFILAFIIFELFGSLLVYVSGVPWLAYAYKMDLPEAMIQGFYPYIIGDLIKAVFAAIIIAPVRMVFPPQRLTGNMHSTVIKADS
- a CDS encoding ATP-binding cassette domain-containing protein produces the protein MHYASEGGQVRKALDGASLTLHQGEWISIVGANGSGKSTLAGLLIGFTPLSGGVRNISDELTVRGVLQQPDAQVLGDTIEEEFHFALSPLMNTVEEQSERRQDALHTVGLHYPPDTAISQLSGGQKQLLNIAVALAAKPDVLILDEPTAMLDPGARDRIETIVQKITERGTTVIWITHHLEEATLCDRIIAIERGRCVYDGEPESFFYNTETKEKITGENEQLSACDRLGLDAPFTVKTALLLKQKGMLPEAMPLRPEQLAKEVARWRLN
- a CDS encoding ATP-binding cassette domain-containing protein — encoded protein: MEIELTNIRIEASDSSKRALLEDVTVHLNSGEITLLLGCTGSGKTTLLQTLAGLQPPNAGSITLDGTPFWREGKVPQSILLQMGLVFQFPEQQLFARSIQREFTYSLRPYRLSENEQQEQITKALNQWDPPVSPELERRFHLDRSPFALSGGEKRRLGLALGSVTNPPWLLLDEPSAGLEAQSVGLLLDAMEQHRLVGGGVVVATHDLDTFLPCADRVLLLQEGRLIADLTPRELHKRPELLEQTGIGLPPSMRLAQQFRAAGLDLPFTAMTPEEMAESIVQSTSVEVGIQNGSKEASATVTMEVKSDVLKYEKEARMLSSIEIEDDSKLLPNTLTHSGGLYGVMDPRLKWILYILLVTAAMLQQRWLGLTLTLVPVVGALAVLPRQTLAGCMKLMKPLLFFFIISTALSGTTLSTEGGGLHFGFSLGQAEGTLLNVYRLFIVTLASLWFSLTTPYGRMVEGLNWVLGIGKKIRLPVASFALAVSLIFRFIPMIWSEWQRFSLIVRARGKAALRPNTVRIRDLGPMVIPLLMALFQRAEDMTIAMEMRKVREHTTLGGRSSLLVWSKRDTWISMAGLIVFVLLIWVR